In Chitinophaga sp. HK235, a single window of DNA contains:
- a CDS encoding exodeoxyribonuclease III has product MRIISYNVNGLRSAMTKGFTEWLQTDPADVVCLQEIKAHQDNVDFKKFEELGYEHYWFPAQKKGYSGVAVLTRIKPDQVHYGSGHVQSDAEGRFIRLDFGNLTLINTYFPSGTSGDERQTYKYQWLDELSGHLDELKKTRPNLVLCGDYNICHKPIDIHDPVSNKNSTGFLPEERAWMDRFFESGFVDTFRHFNPNPHQYSWWSFRANARNNNKGWRIDYINVTAPLKEKLKHATIYQEVKHSDHCPVFLELAL; this is encoded by the coding sequence ATGAGAATCATATCCTACAATGTGAATGGCCTCCGTTCGGCTATGACCAAAGGTTTTACAGAATGGCTGCAAACAGACCCCGCAGATGTCGTTTGCCTCCAGGAAATCAAAGCCCACCAGGACAACGTGGACTTCAAAAAGTTTGAAGAGCTGGGTTATGAACATTACTGGTTTCCCGCCCAGAAAAAAGGTTACAGCGGTGTTGCGGTTCTTACCCGCATAAAACCCGATCAGGTACACTATGGCAGTGGTCATGTCCAGAGCGATGCCGAAGGGCGTTTTATCCGCCTCGATTTCGGTAATCTGACCCTGATCAACACCTACTTCCCTTCCGGTACCAGCGGTGATGAACGGCAGACCTATAAATATCAGTGGCTGGATGAGCTTTCCGGACATCTTGATGAGCTGAAGAAAACACGGCCCAATCTGGTGCTGTGCGGAGATTACAACATTTGTCACAAGCCTATCGACATACATGATCCGGTGAGCAACAAAAACTCAACAGGTTTTTTACCGGAAGAAAGGGCCTGGATGGACCGTTTCTTTGAAAGCGGCTTTGTGGATACCTTCCGGCATTTTAATCCAAACCCGCACCAGTACAGCTGGTGGAGCTTCCGCGCCAATGCCCGGAACAATAACAAAGGCTGGCGTATAGACTATATCAACGTCACAGCTCCCTTGAAGGAAAAGCTGAAACA